One segment of Leptodactylus fuscus isolate aLepFus1 chromosome 7, aLepFus1.hap2, whole genome shotgun sequence DNA contains the following:
- the MCL1 gene encoding induced myeloid leukemia cell differentiation protein Mcl-1: protein MMNPAMIRKPAAGIMPYLYTAGGGALLPKDGQVVPLMELEKESWERRQLQGYNTDGSLPSSQSELDEDEDMDVQSDSRGSTSPPLTPTSDYGRDLLYLETQRLLHHMYREWAGDMKMEGSSPKALATLRRLGAEINEKHRIAFQGMLQKLSIEHPEDIQKLSEVPSMVFSDGVTNWGRIVTLISFGAFVAKYLKSVHMENCIDLLADNFTEYLMTHKRTWIAEHNGWDGCVEFFHVEDYESGLRTVLMAFAGVAGLGASLAYMIR from the exons ATGATGAACCCCGCCATGATTCGGAAGCCCGCCGCCGGTATTATGCCCTATTTATACACCGCCGGCGGGGGCGCTCTCCTACCCAAGGACGGCCAGGTGGTCCCGCTCATGGAACTGGAGAAGGAGAGCTGGGAGCGGCGGCAGCTGCAGGGCTACAACACGGACGGCTCCTTACCGTCCTCACAGTCCGAGCTGGACGAGGATGAAGACATGGACGTACAGTCTGACTCCAGGGGCTCCACCTCTCCTCCGCTCACCCCTACCTCCGACTACGGCCGCGACTTATTATACCTGGAGACCCAAAGGCTGCTGCACCATATGTACCGGGAATGGGCCGGGGATATGAAGATGGAGGGCAGCAGCCCTAAAGCTCTGGCCACGCTGCGGAGACTAGGGGCCGAGATCAACGAGAAGCACAGGATAGCCTTTCAGG GCATGCTACAAAAGTTGTCCATAGAACATCCTGAAGATATCCAAAAGCTCTCAGAAGTACCGTCCATGGTCTTCAGCGACGGGGTTACGAATTGGGGCCGCATAGTCACCCTGATAAGCTTTGGAGCTTTCGTTGCTAAATATTTGAAGAGCGTACACATGGAAAACTGCATTGACTTGCTAGCTGACAACTTCACAGAGTATCTCATGACCCACAAGAGAACATGGATAGCAGAGCACAATGGCTGG GACGGCTGTGTCGAATTCTTCCACGTTGAGGACTATGAAAGTGGACTAAGAACTGTACTGATGGCCTTCGCCGGCGTAGCGGGTCTCGGAGCAAGCCTGGCCTACATGATCCGGTGA